A region of Thermococcus sp. DNA encodes the following proteins:
- the tdh gene encoding L-threonine 3-dehydrogenase produces the protein MAEKMPAIMKTKPAYGAELVEVDVPKPGPGEVLIRVLATSICGTDLHIYEWNEWAQSRIKPPQIMGHEVAGEVVEVGPGVDTLEVGDYISAETHIVCGKCYACKHNRYHVCQNTKIFGVDMDGVFATYAIVPAQNAWKNPKGMKPEYASLQEPLGNAVDTVLAGPIAGRSTLITGAGPLGLLGITVAKASGAYPVIVSEPSEFRRNLAKKVGADYVINPFEEDPVKAVMDITDGAGVEVFLEFSGAPKALEQGLAATTPGGRVSLLGLFPRDVSIDFNNFIIFKALEIHGITGRHLWETWYTVSSLIQSGKLNLDPIITHRYKGFEKFEEAFELMRAGKTGKVVFFPKE, from the coding sequence ATGGCCGAGAAGATGCCGGCTATTATGAAGACGAAGCCCGCTTACGGCGCTGAACTCGTTGAAGTTGACGTTCCAAAGCCCGGTCCGGGCGAGGTTCTCATCAGGGTTCTCGCAACTAGCATATGCGGAACTGATTTGCACATCTACGAGTGGAACGAATGGGCCCAGAGCAGAATCAAGCCGCCCCAGATAATGGGCCACGAGGTTGCAGGTGAGGTAGTTGAGGTTGGCCCGGGCGTTGACACCCTCGAGGTGGGTGATTACATAAGCGCGGAAACTCACATCGTCTGCGGCAAGTGCTATGCATGCAAGCACAACCGCTACCACGTCTGCCAGAACACGAAGATTTTTGGAGTTGATATGGATGGTGTCTTCGCCACCTACGCGATAGTTCCGGCCCAGAACGCCTGGAAGAACCCGAAGGGCATGAAGCCAGAGTACGCTTCCCTGCAGGAGCCGCTTGGCAACGCGGTTGACACCGTTTTGGCCGGCCCCATAGCCGGAAGGAGCACCCTTATAACCGGTGCCGGTCCCCTAGGATTGCTTGGAATTACAGTGGCCAAGGCATCCGGTGCTTACCCTGTGATAGTTTCCGAGCCGAGCGAGTTCAGGAGGAACTTGGCGAAGAAGGTGGGTGCCGACTACGTCATCAATCCCTTCGAGGAGGATCCGGTCAAGGCAGTCATGGATATCACGGATGGAGCCGGAGTCGAGGTGTTCCTCGAGTTCAGCGGCGCTCCAAAAGCCCTCGAACAGGGCCTGGCTGCAACAACCCCTGGAGGGAGGGTTTCGCTGCTGGGCCTTTTCCCGAGGGACGTTTCGATAGACTTCAACAACTTCATAATCTTCAAGGCCCTTGAGATTCACGGCATAACCGGGAGGCACCTCTGGGAGACCTGGTACACGGTTTCCAGCCTCATACAGAGTGGCAAGCTGAACCTCGACCCAATAATCACCCACAGGTACAAGGGCTTCGAGAAATTTGAAGAGGCTTTTGAACTCATGCGCGCCGGAAAGACTGGCAAAGTCGTTTTCTTCCCCAAGGAGTGA